From a single Polynucleobacter asymbioticus QLW-P1DMWA-1 genomic region:
- a CDS encoding class I SAM-dependent methyltransferase, producing the protein MSTPLNHLDKSRLISQKNIAHYDQNAVSYDEGTQGHDVSQNINALLRAIKTEPPFTILDFGCGPGRDLQTFSKLGHIATGLEGSQQAAQIARTKSGCNVLVQDFFNLDLPEGYCDGIFANASLFHIPNNILPKVLGNLWACLKPNGILFSSNPRGNNEESWYGDRFGSYHNLEGWRSFMTNANFTEVEHYYRPSGLPFEQQHWLASVWRK; encoded by the coding sequence ATGTCTACCCCACTAAATCATTTGGATAAATCTAGACTGATTTCCCAAAAAAATATTGCTCACTATGACCAGAACGCCGTCTCTTATGATGAAGGTACACAAGGTCATGACGTCAGTCAAAATATCAATGCTCTATTACGAGCCATCAAAACCGAGCCTCCATTTACTATTCTTGACTTTGGATGCGGTCCGGGTAGAGACCTGCAGACTTTTAGTAAGCTTGGTCATATTGCTACAGGTCTTGAAGGTAGCCAACAAGCAGCTCAAATAGCCAGAACTAAAAGTGGTTGCAATGTACTGGTGCAAGATTTTTTTAACTTAGATTTGCCAGAAGGCTACTGTGATGGCATTTTTGCTAATGCCTCTCTATTTCATATTCCCAATAATATTTTGCCCAAAGTACTAGGTAATTTATGGGCTTGCTTAAAACCCAATGGCATTCTTTTTAGCTCAAATCCTCGCGGCAATAATGAAGAAAGTTGGTACGGAGATCGCTTTGGGTCATATCACAATCTAGAGGGCTGGAGATCTTTTATGACAAATGCAAACTTCACCGAAGTAGAGCATTACTATAGGCCAAGTGGGCTGCCATTTGAACAACAGCACTGGCTAGCAAGCGTCTGGAGAAAGTAA
- a CDS encoding MarC family protein produces MLSIALASFVTVFAALFPVINPLGDGPIFLNMVQGCSEGVRNKLARSVSVNCFFMLLASMLIGPQLLLFFGISLPALKLAGGAVVIAMGWNLLNQKSASDKGANESTGITDETSDGSAFFPLTMPLTVGPGSIATAIALVAAYQESSSFSIANELPAVIGTVAALFALSLTIYFIYRESSGIQRIFGVNGTNVLMRLFAFILLAIGVQIFLGGINGYLELIKLLPVH; encoded by the coding sequence ATGTTATCAATTGCCCTTGCAAGCTTTGTCACGGTTTTTGCTGCACTTTTTCCGGTAATCAATCCTTTGGGGGACGGGCCAATTTTTCTGAATATGGTTCAAGGATGCTCTGAGGGCGTTCGAAATAAATTAGCGAGAAGTGTGAGCGTTAATTGCTTTTTTATGCTGTTAGCTTCCATGTTGATTGGCCCTCAACTGCTATTGTTTTTTGGAATATCTCTACCGGCACTGAAGCTAGCTGGGGGAGCGGTAGTTATTGCGATGGGATGGAATCTTCTGAATCAGAAAAGTGCATCTGATAAGGGTGCTAACGAATCTACAGGAATTACAGATGAAACGTCTGACGGGAGCGCTTTTTTCCCGCTCACGATGCCCCTAACAGTTGGGCCCGGCTCAATTGCAACTGCAATTGCTTTAGTAGCCGCATATCAAGAGAGCAGCAGCTTTAGTATTGCCAATGAACTTCCTGCTGTGATAGGAACTGTGGCAGCACTTTTTGCATTGTCACTTACGATTTATTTTATCTACCGCGAGTCTTCCGGCATTCAACGAATCTTTGGGGTCAATGGAACCAATGTATTAATGCGTCTTTTTGCCTTTATCTTGTTGGCAATTGGGGTGCAGATTTTCTTGGGTGGTATCAATGGCTATCTAGAACTAATTAAATTACTGCCTGTCCATTAA
- a CDS encoding linear amide C-N hydrolase → MWAPPVPIFDNVPAPAHYAIYDKSGAGLVIELLDGQVLIHDNAVGVLTNDPEYTWHVKNMNNYAQLTNVDHGNGQYNNLKVSEYHGGSALNALPSSQTSVGRFVKAAFCSNYAKQTSSPKEAILTLSHVMNNFDRFTNFSVDIADTPKPGVDSSSSEVTLITFLHDLAQNHFYIRTINAMNYTMFDISKLAALGKTKVVQLDSINALDGGDGTHLFLH, encoded by the coding sequence ATTTGGGCGCCACCCGTACCAATTTTTGATAATGTACCAGCACCTGCACATTATGCAATTTATGATAAATCTGGAGCTGGTCTTGTTATTGAACTTCTTGATGGCCAAGTTCTGATTCATGACAATGCGGTGGGTGTATTAACTAATGACCCTGAATATACTTGGCACGTAAAGAATATGAATAACTATGCTCAGTTAACTAATGTGGATCATGGTAACGGGCAATACAATAATTTGAAGGTAAGCGAGTATCACGGTGGTAGTGCGCTAAATGCGCTTCCTTCAAGCCAAACCTCAGTTGGTCGATTTGTAAAAGCGGCTTTTTGCTCTAATTATGCTAAGCAGACCAGTTCACCTAAAGAGGCCATTCTGACTTTGTCGCATGTCATGAACAATTTTGACCGCTTTACCAACTTCTCAGTTGATATAGCAGATACACCCAAGCCAGGTGTAGACAGTTCATCTTCTGAGGTGACTCTCATTACCTTTTTGCATGATTTAGCTCAAAATCATTTCTACATTCGTACTATTAATGCCATGAACTACACCATGTTTGACATTAGTAAGCTCGCTGCTTTGGGTAAAACAAAAGTAGTTCAGTTAGATAGTATTAATGCGCTAGATGGTGGTGATGGAACTCATTTGTTTCTCCATTAA
- a CDS encoding linear amide C-N hydrolase, translating into MCTVFMYQDANGVTYQARSIEDPIFFAESVTYYPAGSSIESMTQAGKPGKTFNTKYAFLAVTLAGMLPLNVKPKQESVLEGSNDQGLCFTGNNLFGTTSIEVSSSDDKVLVSTDLGHWALGNFQNVAQVKQALANKEVDIWVPALAAFGNLPSPVHYALFDKTGGAIVIEFTNGQVQVYDNPVGVMTNGPEFPWHLVNLNNYAQLTNVDTNSSKFNKLKVSPVDSGNALANLPSDQTSVGRFVKAAFYSNYAKKASTPKEAVLTLAHVVNNFDRPRNISIDLPDPSTANVENNATDKTQASSEVTLISFVNDLAQNQWYIRTINAMNFTKFDIPKLASLKQLKVITLDSIDELDGGDGTHLFLN; encoded by the coding sequence ATGTGTACAGTATTTATGTATCAAGATGCCAATGGTGTGACGTATCAAGCTAGATCGATTGAGGACCCCATCTTTTTTGCAGAATCAGTCACTTACTATCCTGCAGGCTCAAGCATAGAGTCCATGACACAAGCAGGTAAGCCAGGCAAGACTTTCAATACCAAATATGCATTTTTGGCTGTGACCCTTGCTGGAATGTTGCCTCTGAACGTTAAGCCGAAGCAAGAAAGCGTGCTGGAAGGCTCGAATGATCAGGGTCTATGCTTTACGGGTAACAATCTATTTGGTACCACATCAATAGAAGTGAGCTCCTCAGACGACAAGGTATTGGTTAGTACTGATCTAGGTCATTGGGCGCTAGGTAACTTTCAGAATGTGGCACAAGTGAAACAAGCCCTGGCCAATAAGGAAGTTGATATTTGGGTGCCAGCATTAGCAGCCTTTGGAAATCTGCCTTCCCCAGTGCATTACGCCCTCTTTGATAAAACTGGTGGTGCGATCGTGATTGAGTTTACTAATGGTCAAGTCCAGGTTTATGACAATCCAGTGGGTGTAATGACCAATGGCCCAGAGTTTCCTTGGCATTTGGTGAATTTAAATAACTATGCTCAGTTAACTAATGTGGATACCAATAGTAGCAAGTTCAATAAATTAAAAGTGAGTCCTGTTGATAGCGGAAATGCATTGGCCAATCTTCCGTCTGATCAAACTTCTGTTGGTCGATTTGTAAAGGCCGCCTTCTATTCTAATTACGCCAAAAAAGCGAGCACCCCTAAAGAAGCCGTTTTAACGCTTGCCCATGTGGTGAATAATTTTGATAGGCCTCGTAATATTTCGATTGACCTGCCTGACCCATCCACTGCAAATGTCGAAAATAACGCCACAGATAAAACTCAAGCATCCTCGGAGGTCACTCTGATTTCTTTTGTTAATGATCTGGCGCAAAATCAATGGTATATCCGCACAATTAATGCCATGAACTTTACTAAGTTTGACATACCTAAACTAGCTTCTTTAAAACAGTTAAAGGTAATCACATTGGATAGCATTGATGAGTTAGACGGTGGTGATGGAACCCATTTGTTTCTAAATTAA
- a CDS encoding bestrophin-like domain: MLFFIVLITAAMDGFPILLQLLPFLSPNDESTKSGLSLFGPIASSLGLLIGFLLNQAQTNFREVEGIVSTEAARINNLDRLLLRFGSEKALEARIQLRAYIESIIFIEWPKLAEENGSKETHMLWRNISQNIFKLDPTTPKQVALYSDIIKKSEEVAESRETRIDKSDKCLPTLFWVVIFICLGALICLNAMFLRTGHYIFGLSILSIAYGGLISLLVITDQPFKGQNAIAPSALIKILASIKTRIE, encoded by the coding sequence ATGCTGTTTTTTATTGTTTTGATTACTGCAGCAATGGACGGTTTCCCCATCCTGCTTCAATTGCTCCCATTTTTATCGCCCAATGATGAGAGTACAAAATCAGGCCTCTCCTTATTTGGCCCCATAGCCTCAAGCCTTGGTTTATTGATTGGCTTTTTGTTAAATCAGGCGCAAACCAATTTTCGCGAGGTCGAGGGAATTGTCTCTACAGAAGCAGCGAGAATCAATAATTTAGATCGACTTCTGTTAAGGTTTGGAAGCGAAAAGGCGCTAGAGGCCCGCATTCAATTAAGGGCATACATTGAGTCAATCATTTTCATTGAGTGGCCAAAACTTGCTGAAGAAAATGGCAGCAAAGAAACCCATATGTTGTGGCGCAATATATCTCAAAACATTTTTAAATTAGACCCAACAACTCCCAAACAAGTAGCGCTTTACTCGGACATTATCAAGAAGTCTGAAGAGGTTGCTGAAAGTAGAGAAACTCGTATTGATAAATCAGATAAGTGTTTGCCGACATTATTTTGGGTGGTAATTTTTATATGTCTTGGTGCACTTATTTGTCTTAATGCTATGTTTCTTCGAACAGGCCATTACATTTTTGGGCTCTCCATTCTCTCAATTGCATATGGCGGGTTAATTTCATTACTTGTTATAACTGATCAGCCATTTAAGGGGCAGAATGCGATTGCCCCATCTGCTTTAATTAAAATTCTCGCTTCAATTAAGACCAGAATCGAATAG
- a CDS encoding amidohydrolase, which yields MTSNQTLYFNGNILTMAGDQPEYVEAVLVTDGKITFTGNKKQASTLAGQDAKLHDLQGHTLTPGFIDTWGHFGLFAQQTLSLNVGYFADNPPRSRSELITQLKQSGKLLNGWLIAAEYMDGLMKDGPLTMADLDTAFPDTPVLVQNISTLAGLFNTAGLKKLGITADAKVESGTIVVDPNTHQMTGIIIGLPYLKAVAEAYGKFSQDLTFKTYQSAEKIYASYGTTTAQHYQASPDDIQLMRLAADSGAVSIDLVALPMSDTVDALLKDNPDFSFGVYSKGDHGFKVAGMLMSTDGGPQLKLAYLSEPYSNTTGFPDDWRGMAYYTQEQVDHYTKLAYEKNIPYFCYSNGDAGIDMALAAIKKAIAETGITEDRRTTISHSFFAREDQLNDYKTNHIIAITLSNHMWLYGDIYLDIVGQERADNFCPMVTAHNKGIVVGIHNDVPSSGPDCLFTIWSAVNRKTMSGKTLGAKEKMNPYLALQAFTSNAAYVYREENTKGKIMPGMLADLVELDQNPLTVDPDTIKDIKVVNTIKNGKVIYSRSAN from the coding sequence ATGACATCAAATCAAACTCTCTACTTCAACGGCAATATTTTAACTATGGCCGGTGATCAGCCTGAATATGTGGAAGCAGTATTGGTGACGGACGGGAAAATCACCTTCACTGGCAACAAAAAACAAGCTAGCACTTTGGCCGGTCAAGACGCCAAGCTACATGACTTGCAAGGACATACCTTAACCCCAGGATTTATTGATACCTGGGGCCACTTTGGCTTATTTGCTCAACAAACATTGAGCTTGAATGTCGGGTACTTTGCAGATAATCCACCACGCAGCAGATCAGAGTTAATTACACAGTTGAAACAATCTGGCAAGCTCCTCAACGGATGGCTGATCGCTGCCGAGTATATGGATGGACTAATGAAAGATGGGCCACTAACTATGGCAGATTTAGATACAGCCTTTCCGGATACGCCGGTGCTGGTACAAAATATTTCAACCTTAGCAGGTTTATTTAATACAGCAGGCCTCAAAAAACTTGGCATTACTGCAGATGCCAAAGTTGAATCCGGCACGATCGTAGTTGACCCCAATACCCATCAAATGACGGGCATCATTATCGGGCTACCTTATCTCAAGGCAGTTGCAGAAGCCTATGGAAAGTTTTCCCAAGACCTCACTTTTAAGACTTATCAAAGTGCAGAGAAAATTTATGCTTCCTATGGCACCACTACTGCTCAGCATTACCAAGCAAGCCCTGATGATATTCAATTGATGCGTCTAGCTGCTGATAGCGGTGCGGTTTCGATCGATTTAGTGGCTCTTCCAATGAGTGATACGGTCGATGCTTTACTAAAAGATAATCCTGATTTCTCCTTTGGAGTCTATAGCAAAGGTGATCATGGCTTTAAGGTGGCAGGTATGTTGATGTCCACAGACGGAGGGCCACAACTCAAACTTGCTTATCTTTCAGAGCCCTACAGCAACACTACCGGCTTCCCAGATGACTGGCGGGGCATGGCTTACTATACCCAAGAGCAGGTTGATCACTACACCAAACTTGCTTACGAAAAAAATATCCCTTACTTTTGCTATAGCAATGGTGATGCCGGAATTGATATGGCCTTAGCTGCTATTAAAAAGGCGATTGCTGAAACCGGGATAACCGAAGATCGTCGTACGACTATCTCCCATTCTTTTTTTGCGAGAGAAGATCAATTGAATGACTACAAAACCAATCACATTATTGCAATCACCTTATCTAATCATATGTGGCTATATGGGGATATTTACTTAGATATTGTTGGTCAAGAACGTGCCGATAATTTTTGTCCTATGGTCACAGCACACAACAAAGGGATAGTAGTCGGCATCCATAATGATGTCCCCTCTTCTGGTCCGGATTGCCTGTTTACTATTTGGAGCGCAGTCAATCGCAAAACAATGTCCGGAAAAACATTGGGCGCAAAGGAAAAAATGAATCCCTACCTAGCATTACAGGCATTTACCAGTAATGCGGCCTATGTATACCGCGAGGAGAATACGAAGGGCAAGATCATGCCTGGCATGCTGGCTGACTTAGTAGAGTTGGATCAGAATCCTTTAACAGTTGACCCTGATACAATCAAAGATATCAAAGTGGTCAACACCATAAAAAATGGCAAAGTGATTTATTCAAGATCCGCCAACTAA
- a CDS encoding Spy/CpxP family protein refolding chaperone: MNRAIMPLRSIILSFLVLVAILPIKESFAQWGGSQGSGIPGMPGMRRGAGRNASNPDYSSISANTHISMPAPGSQLLTYEQIETGLSRLEESLKLTPEQSKAWGNFAIKVRLYASDVAKERAKLNNDSSDTIDGLKFLSQSTEDAKNRYTSLKEVDETAKPLYKLLTSEQKASFDSKVPTFINASQKRLPPSQPNYNLPELGGSPSSNQNPGSGILPGYSHQ; this comes from the coding sequence ATGAATCGGGCCATCATGCCATTGCGCTCAATTATCTTGAGTTTTTTAGTTTTAGTAGCAATTTTGCCCATTAAAGAGTCTTTTGCTCAATGGGGCGGATCTCAAGGCTCTGGAATCCCCGGAATGCCTGGAATGCGAAGGGGCGCCGGGCGCAATGCCTCTAATCCCGACTATTCCAGCATATCGGCAAATACCCATATCTCAATGCCTGCTCCAGGCTCACAACTGCTTACTTATGAACAAATCGAAACTGGCTTATCTCGCCTTGAAGAAAGCCTTAAGCTAACACCCGAACAAAGCAAGGCTTGGGGTAATTTTGCAATCAAGGTGAGACTTTATGCGAGTGATGTTGCCAAAGAAAGAGCTAAATTGAATAACGATAGTTCCGACACTATTGATGGACTTAAATTTCTAAGCCAATCTACCGAAGATGCAAAAAATCGATATACCAGCTTAAAAGAGGTTGATGAGACTGCCAAACCGCTTTACAAATTATTGACTTCTGAGCAAAAGGCATCTTTTGATAGCAAAGTACCTACTTTTATTAATGCAAGCCAAAAAAGACTGCCACCAAGCCAACCAAACTACAACTTGCCAGAACTCGGAGGATCACCGTCGTCCAATCAAAATCCTGGGTCAGGCATCTTGCCAGGCTACAGTCATCAGTAA